A single genomic interval of Scatophagus argus isolate fScaArg1 chromosome 22, fScaArg1.pri, whole genome shotgun sequence harbors:
- the osbpl8 gene encoding oxysterol-binding protein-related protein 8 isoform X1 encodes MESSSETQQEPEKTLHHAELREHHATSAAVVCGDDTVLLTPGRMSQRQVKERDKEREKEAGLQTPNREHVVTPSTLSPGVSHSHCFERGKEDLLPLPLKEDSQSISKSKSETKLYNGSDKDVSASGGKLTKKESLKVQKKNYREEKKRATKELLSTITDPSVIVMADWLKIRGTLKSWTKLWCVLKPGVLLIYKTHKNGQWVGTVLLNACELIERPSKKDGFCFKLFHPLEQSIWAVKGPKGEAVGSITQPLPSSHLIFRAASESDGRCWMDALELALKCSSLLKRTMIREGKEDMSTVATGGEHSINFYSLLRAHNIHGFQFNDSDHLKDPDLYSDKSDREGEQDHEESDPEGLEKSEESDSDTSERQDDSYIDLDPNEHLRETPYMEQSHEELGEAGEAAQTETVSEENKSLIWTLLKQVRPGMDLSKVVLPTFILEPRSFLDKLSDYYYHADFLSEAAIEENAYNRMKKVVKWYISGFYKKPKGLKKPYNPIIGETFRCMWLHHKTNSKTFYIAEQVSHHPPVSAFYVSNRKDGFCLSGSILAKSKFYGNSLSAILDGEARLTFLNRGEDYVMNMPYAHCKGILYGTMTLELGGQITIACEKTGYSAQLEFKLKPFLGSSDSVNQVSGKIKLGKEVLATLEGHWDSEIFINDKKTGTVDTFWDPTPELRQSRLTRCTVPPEEQGELESERLWQHVTRAINNKDQTEATNEKFFLEEAQRKSARERKAKCEEWIPALFEQDPVTGEWHYRYADTRPWDPLNDLIQFEKDGCIQTKVRHRTPMVRSGSLISLSNQGPRRDNFKCQVTVPKRKHKSDKPKSPESGCSSPEPDRQDSSGSERHKSKHNSRLRKKGADLSELQSAIESIKQTQEDINRSISVLRSRAAGRAEGSSFLQQRDYVIIVFLIFLQVLINYVFK; translated from the exons ctgCTGTAGTGTGCGGTGATGACACCGTCCTTCTGACCCCAGGTAGGATGAGCCAGCGCCAGGTGAAGGAGCGGgacaaggagagggagaaggaggcagGCCTCCAGACGCCCAACAGGGAGCACGTCGtcaccccctccaccctcaGCCCCGGGGTCAGCCACAGCCACT GTTTcgagagagggaaggaggatcTCTTGCCTCTGCCTTTGAAAGAGGACTCACAGTCCATATCTAAGAGCAAG TCTGAAACAAAGCTGTACAATGGCTCAGACAAGGACGTGTCGGCGTCTGGAGGAAAGCTCACCAAAAAGGAGTCCCTCAAG GTGCAGAAGAAAAACTACCGCGAAGAAAAGAAGAGGGCAACCAAGGAGCTCCTCAGCACCATCACTGATCCCTCTGTCATCGTTATGGCCGACTGGCTAAAG ATCCGTGGCACTCTGAAGAGCTGGACCAAGCTGTGGTGTGTGCTGAAACCAGGCGTCCTCCTCATCTATAAAACCCACAAAAACGGCCAGTGGGTGGGAACGGTGCTGCTCAATGCCTGCGAGCTCATCGAAAGGCCCTCTAAGAAGGACGGCTTCTGCTTCAAACTCTTCCACCCTCTGGAGCAGTCCATCTGGGCTGTCAAG GGTCCTAAAGGAGAAGCCGTTGGCTCCATCACTCAGCCATTACCCAGCAGCCACCTCATCTTCCGTGCTGCATCTGAGTCTGACG GTCGATGCTGGATGGACGCCTTGGAGCTGGCCCTAAAATGCTCCAGCCTGCTGAAGAGGACCATGATCCGCGAGGGGAAAGAGGACATGAGCACAGTAGCCACTGGTGGAGAACACTCCATTAATTTCTACAGCCTCCTCCGAGCCCACAACATCCACGGTTTCCA GTTCAATGACAGTGACCATTTGAAGGACCCAGACCTGTACTCAGACAAGTCAGACAGGGAGGGCGAACAGGACCACGAGGAGTCAGACCCAGAAGGCTTGGAGAAGAGTGAGGAGAGCGACAGCGACACGTCAGAGCGTCAGGACGACTCATACATTGACCTGGACCCTAATGAACATCTGCGGGAAACCCCGTACATGGAACAGTCCCATGAGGAACTTGGAGAG GCTGGTGAGGCTGCTCAGACAGAAACGGTTTCAGAGGAGAACAAATCTCTGATCTGGACTCTGCTGAAGCAGGTGCGACCTGGCATGGACCTGTCCAAGGTGGTGCTGCCCACCTTCATCCTGGAGCCAAGGTCCTTCCTAGACAAACTGTCTGACTACTACTACCATGCGGACTTCCTGTCAGA GGCTGCAATTGAAGAGAACGCCTACAACCGGATGAAGAAGGTGGTGAAGTGGTACATCTCTGGATTCTACAAAAAGCCAAAG GGGTTAAAGAAGCCTTACAACCCTATTATTGGAGAGACTTTCCGCTGCATGTGGCTCCACCATAAGACCAACAGCAAGACCTTCTACATCGCAGAACAG GTATCCCATCATCCTCCAGTGTCAGCCTTCTATGTCAGCAACAGGAAGGACGGATTCTGCCTCAGTGGCAGCATCCTTGCCAAGTCCAAGTTCTATG GAAActccctgtcagccattttagACGGGGAAGCTCGTCTCACTTTTCTCAACCGAGGAGAGGACTATGTGATGAACATGCCCTACGCTCACTGTAAAG GTATCCTCTATGGCACCATGACCCTGGAGCTGGGTGGTCAGATCACCATCGCATGTGAGAAAACGGGCTACAGTGCTCAGCTTGAGTTCAAACTGAAG CCATTCCTGGGCAGCAGTGACAGTGTCAATCAGGTCTCTGGAAAGATCAAGCTGGGAAAAGAGGTGTTAGCCACACTAGAAGGACACTGG GACAGTGAGATCTTCATCAATGACAAGAAGACAGGGACAGTGGACACTTTCTGGGACCCGACACCAGAACTGAGGCAGAGTCGACTGACCCGCTGCACCGTCCCGCCAGAGGAGCAGGGAGAGCTCGAATCAGAAAG ACTGTGGCAGCACGTCACCCGGGCCATCAACAACAAGGACCAGACCGAGGCCACCAACGAGAAGTTCTTCCTGGAGGAAGCTCAGAGGAAGTCGGCCCGAGAACGCAAGGCCAAATGCGAGGAGTGGATCCCAGCCCTGTTCGAGCAGGACCCGGTCACAGGAGAGTGGCATTACAGATATGCCGA CACAAGGCCATGGGACCCGCTCAACGACCTGATCCAGTTTGAGAAAGACGGCTGTATCCAGACCAAGGTCCGACACCGCACCCCTATGGTACGTTCTGGCAGTCTTATTAGTCTGAGTAACCAGGGGCCGCGGAGGGACAATTTCAAGTGCCAG GTAACGGTGCCAAAGAGGAAACACAAGAGCGATAAGCCCAAGAGCCCAGAGAGTGGCTGCTCTTCACCCGAACCCGACCGCCAAGACTCATCCGGCAGCGAAC GACACAAAAGCAAGCATAACAGTCGGCTGAGGAAAAAAGGAGCAGACCTCAGTGAACTTCAAAGTGCCATTGAATCTATAAAGCAGACGCAGGAGGACATCAACAG GAGCATCAGTGTGCTGCGGAGTCGTGCGGCAGGCCGGGCGGAGGGCAGCTCTTTCCTCCAGCAGCGCGACTACGTCatcattgtttttctcatcttcCTTCAGGTCCTGATCAACTATGTCTTCAAGTAG
- the osbpl8 gene encoding oxysterol-binding protein-related protein 8 isoform X2 has protein sequence MESSSETQQEPEKTLHHAELREHHATSAAVVCGDDTVLLTPGRMSQRQVKERDKEREKEAGLQTPNREHVVTPSTLSPGVSHSHCFERGKEDLLPLPLKEDSQSISKSKSETKLYNGSDKDVSASGGKLTKKESLKVQKKNYREEKKRATKELLSTITDPSVIVMADWLKIRGTLKSWTKLWCVLKPGVLLIYKTHKNGQWVGTVLLNACELIERPSKKDGFCFKLFHPLEQSIWAVKGPKGEAVGSITQPLPSSHLIFRAASESDGRCWMDALELALKCSSLLKRTMIREGKEDMSTVATGGEHSINFYSLLRAHNIHGFQFNDSDHLKDPDLYSDKSDREGEQDHEESDPEGLEKSEESDSDTSERQDDSYIDLDPNEHLRETPYMEQSHEELGEAGEAAQTETVSEENKSLIWTLLKQVRPGMDLSKVVLPTFILEPRSFLDKLSDYYYHADFLSEAAIEENAYNRMKKVVKWYISGFYKKPKGLKKPYNPIIGETFRCMWLHHKTNSKTFYIAEQVSHHPPVSAFYVSNRKDGFCLSGSILAKSKFYGNSLSAILDGEARLTFLNRGEDYVMNMPYAHCKGILYGTMTLELGGQITIACEKTGYSAQLEFKLKPFLGSSDSVNQVSGKIKLGKEVLATLEGHWDSEIFINDKKTGTVDTFWDPTPELRQSRLTRCTVPPEEQGELESERLWQHVTRAINNKDQTEATNEKFFLEEAQRKSARERKAKCEEWIPALFEQDPVTGEWHYRYADTRPWDPLNDLIQFEKDGCIQTKVRHRTPMVTVPKRKHKSDKPKSPESGCSSPEPDRQDSSGSERHKSKHNSRLRKKGADLSELQSAIESIKQTQEDINRSISVLRSRAAGRAEGSSFLQQRDYVIIVFLIFLQVLINYVFK, from the exons ctgCTGTAGTGTGCGGTGATGACACCGTCCTTCTGACCCCAGGTAGGATGAGCCAGCGCCAGGTGAAGGAGCGGgacaaggagagggagaaggaggcagGCCTCCAGACGCCCAACAGGGAGCACGTCGtcaccccctccaccctcaGCCCCGGGGTCAGCCACAGCCACT GTTTcgagagagggaaggaggatcTCTTGCCTCTGCCTTTGAAAGAGGACTCACAGTCCATATCTAAGAGCAAG TCTGAAACAAAGCTGTACAATGGCTCAGACAAGGACGTGTCGGCGTCTGGAGGAAAGCTCACCAAAAAGGAGTCCCTCAAG GTGCAGAAGAAAAACTACCGCGAAGAAAAGAAGAGGGCAACCAAGGAGCTCCTCAGCACCATCACTGATCCCTCTGTCATCGTTATGGCCGACTGGCTAAAG ATCCGTGGCACTCTGAAGAGCTGGACCAAGCTGTGGTGTGTGCTGAAACCAGGCGTCCTCCTCATCTATAAAACCCACAAAAACGGCCAGTGGGTGGGAACGGTGCTGCTCAATGCCTGCGAGCTCATCGAAAGGCCCTCTAAGAAGGACGGCTTCTGCTTCAAACTCTTCCACCCTCTGGAGCAGTCCATCTGGGCTGTCAAG GGTCCTAAAGGAGAAGCCGTTGGCTCCATCACTCAGCCATTACCCAGCAGCCACCTCATCTTCCGTGCTGCATCTGAGTCTGACG GTCGATGCTGGATGGACGCCTTGGAGCTGGCCCTAAAATGCTCCAGCCTGCTGAAGAGGACCATGATCCGCGAGGGGAAAGAGGACATGAGCACAGTAGCCACTGGTGGAGAACACTCCATTAATTTCTACAGCCTCCTCCGAGCCCACAACATCCACGGTTTCCA GTTCAATGACAGTGACCATTTGAAGGACCCAGACCTGTACTCAGACAAGTCAGACAGGGAGGGCGAACAGGACCACGAGGAGTCAGACCCAGAAGGCTTGGAGAAGAGTGAGGAGAGCGACAGCGACACGTCAGAGCGTCAGGACGACTCATACATTGACCTGGACCCTAATGAACATCTGCGGGAAACCCCGTACATGGAACAGTCCCATGAGGAACTTGGAGAG GCTGGTGAGGCTGCTCAGACAGAAACGGTTTCAGAGGAGAACAAATCTCTGATCTGGACTCTGCTGAAGCAGGTGCGACCTGGCATGGACCTGTCCAAGGTGGTGCTGCCCACCTTCATCCTGGAGCCAAGGTCCTTCCTAGACAAACTGTCTGACTACTACTACCATGCGGACTTCCTGTCAGA GGCTGCAATTGAAGAGAACGCCTACAACCGGATGAAGAAGGTGGTGAAGTGGTACATCTCTGGATTCTACAAAAAGCCAAAG GGGTTAAAGAAGCCTTACAACCCTATTATTGGAGAGACTTTCCGCTGCATGTGGCTCCACCATAAGACCAACAGCAAGACCTTCTACATCGCAGAACAG GTATCCCATCATCCTCCAGTGTCAGCCTTCTATGTCAGCAACAGGAAGGACGGATTCTGCCTCAGTGGCAGCATCCTTGCCAAGTCCAAGTTCTATG GAAActccctgtcagccattttagACGGGGAAGCTCGTCTCACTTTTCTCAACCGAGGAGAGGACTATGTGATGAACATGCCCTACGCTCACTGTAAAG GTATCCTCTATGGCACCATGACCCTGGAGCTGGGTGGTCAGATCACCATCGCATGTGAGAAAACGGGCTACAGTGCTCAGCTTGAGTTCAAACTGAAG CCATTCCTGGGCAGCAGTGACAGTGTCAATCAGGTCTCTGGAAAGATCAAGCTGGGAAAAGAGGTGTTAGCCACACTAGAAGGACACTGG GACAGTGAGATCTTCATCAATGACAAGAAGACAGGGACAGTGGACACTTTCTGGGACCCGACACCAGAACTGAGGCAGAGTCGACTGACCCGCTGCACCGTCCCGCCAGAGGAGCAGGGAGAGCTCGAATCAGAAAG ACTGTGGCAGCACGTCACCCGGGCCATCAACAACAAGGACCAGACCGAGGCCACCAACGAGAAGTTCTTCCTGGAGGAAGCTCAGAGGAAGTCGGCCCGAGAACGCAAGGCCAAATGCGAGGAGTGGATCCCAGCCCTGTTCGAGCAGGACCCGGTCACAGGAGAGTGGCATTACAGATATGCCGA CACAAGGCCATGGGACCCGCTCAACGACCTGATCCAGTTTGAGAAAGACGGCTGTATCCAGACCAAGGTCCGACACCGCACCCCTATG GTAACGGTGCCAAAGAGGAAACACAAGAGCGATAAGCCCAAGAGCCCAGAGAGTGGCTGCTCTTCACCCGAACCCGACCGCCAAGACTCATCCGGCAGCGAAC GACACAAAAGCAAGCATAACAGTCGGCTGAGGAAAAAAGGAGCAGACCTCAGTGAACTTCAAAGTGCCATTGAATCTATAAAGCAGACGCAGGAGGACATCAACAG GAGCATCAGTGTGCTGCGGAGTCGTGCGGCAGGCCGGGCGGAGGGCAGCTCTTTCCTCCAGCAGCGCGACTACGTCatcattgtttttctcatcttcCTTCAGGTCCTGATCAACTATGTCTTCAAGTAG
- the osbpl8 gene encoding oxysterol-binding protein-related protein 8 isoform X3, translating to MSQRQVKERDKEREKEAGLQTPNREHVVTPSTLSPGVSHSHCFERGKEDLLPLPLKEDSQSISKSKSETKLYNGSDKDVSASGGKLTKKESLKVQKKNYREEKKRATKELLSTITDPSVIVMADWLKIRGTLKSWTKLWCVLKPGVLLIYKTHKNGQWVGTVLLNACELIERPSKKDGFCFKLFHPLEQSIWAVKGPKGEAVGSITQPLPSSHLIFRAASESDGRCWMDALELALKCSSLLKRTMIREGKEDMSTVATGGEHSINFYSLLRAHNIHGFQFNDSDHLKDPDLYSDKSDREGEQDHEESDPEGLEKSEESDSDTSERQDDSYIDLDPNEHLRETPYMEQSHEELGEAGEAAQTETVSEENKSLIWTLLKQVRPGMDLSKVVLPTFILEPRSFLDKLSDYYYHADFLSEAAIEENAYNRMKKVVKWYISGFYKKPKGLKKPYNPIIGETFRCMWLHHKTNSKTFYIAEQVSHHPPVSAFYVSNRKDGFCLSGSILAKSKFYGNSLSAILDGEARLTFLNRGEDYVMNMPYAHCKGILYGTMTLELGGQITIACEKTGYSAQLEFKLKPFLGSSDSVNQVSGKIKLGKEVLATLEGHWDSEIFINDKKTGTVDTFWDPTPELRQSRLTRCTVPPEEQGELESERLWQHVTRAINNKDQTEATNEKFFLEEAQRKSARERKAKCEEWIPALFEQDPVTGEWHYRYADTRPWDPLNDLIQFEKDGCIQTKVRHRTPMVRSGSLISLSNQGPRRDNFKCQVTVPKRKHKSDKPKSPESGCSSPEPDRQDSSGSERHKSKHNSRLRKKGADLSELQSAIESIKQTQEDINRSISVLRSRAAGRAEGSSFLQQRDYVIIVFLIFLQVLINYVFK from the exons ATGAGCCAGCGCCAGGTGAAGGAGCGGgacaaggagagggagaaggaggcagGCCTCCAGACGCCCAACAGGGAGCACGTCGtcaccccctccaccctcaGCCCCGGGGTCAGCCACAGCCACT GTTTcgagagagggaaggaggatcTCTTGCCTCTGCCTTTGAAAGAGGACTCACAGTCCATATCTAAGAGCAAG TCTGAAACAAAGCTGTACAATGGCTCAGACAAGGACGTGTCGGCGTCTGGAGGAAAGCTCACCAAAAAGGAGTCCCTCAAG GTGCAGAAGAAAAACTACCGCGAAGAAAAGAAGAGGGCAACCAAGGAGCTCCTCAGCACCATCACTGATCCCTCTGTCATCGTTATGGCCGACTGGCTAAAG ATCCGTGGCACTCTGAAGAGCTGGACCAAGCTGTGGTGTGTGCTGAAACCAGGCGTCCTCCTCATCTATAAAACCCACAAAAACGGCCAGTGGGTGGGAACGGTGCTGCTCAATGCCTGCGAGCTCATCGAAAGGCCCTCTAAGAAGGACGGCTTCTGCTTCAAACTCTTCCACCCTCTGGAGCAGTCCATCTGGGCTGTCAAG GGTCCTAAAGGAGAAGCCGTTGGCTCCATCACTCAGCCATTACCCAGCAGCCACCTCATCTTCCGTGCTGCATCTGAGTCTGACG GTCGATGCTGGATGGACGCCTTGGAGCTGGCCCTAAAATGCTCCAGCCTGCTGAAGAGGACCATGATCCGCGAGGGGAAAGAGGACATGAGCACAGTAGCCACTGGTGGAGAACACTCCATTAATTTCTACAGCCTCCTCCGAGCCCACAACATCCACGGTTTCCA GTTCAATGACAGTGACCATTTGAAGGACCCAGACCTGTACTCAGACAAGTCAGACAGGGAGGGCGAACAGGACCACGAGGAGTCAGACCCAGAAGGCTTGGAGAAGAGTGAGGAGAGCGACAGCGACACGTCAGAGCGTCAGGACGACTCATACATTGACCTGGACCCTAATGAACATCTGCGGGAAACCCCGTACATGGAACAGTCCCATGAGGAACTTGGAGAG GCTGGTGAGGCTGCTCAGACAGAAACGGTTTCAGAGGAGAACAAATCTCTGATCTGGACTCTGCTGAAGCAGGTGCGACCTGGCATGGACCTGTCCAAGGTGGTGCTGCCCACCTTCATCCTGGAGCCAAGGTCCTTCCTAGACAAACTGTCTGACTACTACTACCATGCGGACTTCCTGTCAGA GGCTGCAATTGAAGAGAACGCCTACAACCGGATGAAGAAGGTGGTGAAGTGGTACATCTCTGGATTCTACAAAAAGCCAAAG GGGTTAAAGAAGCCTTACAACCCTATTATTGGAGAGACTTTCCGCTGCATGTGGCTCCACCATAAGACCAACAGCAAGACCTTCTACATCGCAGAACAG GTATCCCATCATCCTCCAGTGTCAGCCTTCTATGTCAGCAACAGGAAGGACGGATTCTGCCTCAGTGGCAGCATCCTTGCCAAGTCCAAGTTCTATG GAAActccctgtcagccattttagACGGGGAAGCTCGTCTCACTTTTCTCAACCGAGGAGAGGACTATGTGATGAACATGCCCTACGCTCACTGTAAAG GTATCCTCTATGGCACCATGACCCTGGAGCTGGGTGGTCAGATCACCATCGCATGTGAGAAAACGGGCTACAGTGCTCAGCTTGAGTTCAAACTGAAG CCATTCCTGGGCAGCAGTGACAGTGTCAATCAGGTCTCTGGAAAGATCAAGCTGGGAAAAGAGGTGTTAGCCACACTAGAAGGACACTGG GACAGTGAGATCTTCATCAATGACAAGAAGACAGGGACAGTGGACACTTTCTGGGACCCGACACCAGAACTGAGGCAGAGTCGACTGACCCGCTGCACCGTCCCGCCAGAGGAGCAGGGAGAGCTCGAATCAGAAAG ACTGTGGCAGCACGTCACCCGGGCCATCAACAACAAGGACCAGACCGAGGCCACCAACGAGAAGTTCTTCCTGGAGGAAGCTCAGAGGAAGTCGGCCCGAGAACGCAAGGCCAAATGCGAGGAGTGGATCCCAGCCCTGTTCGAGCAGGACCCGGTCACAGGAGAGTGGCATTACAGATATGCCGA CACAAGGCCATGGGACCCGCTCAACGACCTGATCCAGTTTGAGAAAGACGGCTGTATCCAGACCAAGGTCCGACACCGCACCCCTATGGTACGTTCTGGCAGTCTTATTAGTCTGAGTAACCAGGGGCCGCGGAGGGACAATTTCAAGTGCCAG GTAACGGTGCCAAAGAGGAAACACAAGAGCGATAAGCCCAAGAGCCCAGAGAGTGGCTGCTCTTCACCCGAACCCGACCGCCAAGACTCATCCGGCAGCGAAC GACACAAAAGCAAGCATAACAGTCGGCTGAGGAAAAAAGGAGCAGACCTCAGTGAACTTCAAAGTGCCATTGAATCTATAAAGCAGACGCAGGAGGACATCAACAG GAGCATCAGTGTGCTGCGGAGTCGTGCGGCAGGCCGGGCGGAGGGCAGCTCTTTCCTCCAGCAGCGCGACTACGTCatcattgtttttctcatcttcCTTCAGGTCCTGATCAACTATGTCTTCAAGTAG
- the osbpl8 gene encoding oxysterol-binding protein-related protein 8 isoform X4, whose translation MMKEEGLLSRRRFSTCGGTASLRPPHPDGRKLIRNASFGGYNELSPISLPGFERGKEDLLPLPLKEDSQSISKSKSETKLYNGSDKDVSASGGKLTKKESLKVQKKNYREEKKRATKELLSTITDPSVIVMADWLKIRGTLKSWTKLWCVLKPGVLLIYKTHKNGQWVGTVLLNACELIERPSKKDGFCFKLFHPLEQSIWAVKGPKGEAVGSITQPLPSSHLIFRAASESDGRCWMDALELALKCSSLLKRTMIREGKEDMSTVATGGEHSINFYSLLRAHNIHGFQFNDSDHLKDPDLYSDKSDREGEQDHEESDPEGLEKSEESDSDTSERQDDSYIDLDPNEHLRETPYMEQSHEELGEAGEAAQTETVSEENKSLIWTLLKQVRPGMDLSKVVLPTFILEPRSFLDKLSDYYYHADFLSEAAIEENAYNRMKKVVKWYISGFYKKPKGLKKPYNPIIGETFRCMWLHHKTNSKTFYIAEQVSHHPPVSAFYVSNRKDGFCLSGSILAKSKFYGNSLSAILDGEARLTFLNRGEDYVMNMPYAHCKGILYGTMTLELGGQITIACEKTGYSAQLEFKLKPFLGSSDSVNQVSGKIKLGKEVLATLEGHWDSEIFINDKKTGTVDTFWDPTPELRQSRLTRCTVPPEEQGELESERLWQHVTRAINNKDQTEATNEKFFLEEAQRKSARERKAKCEEWIPALFEQDPVTGEWHYRYADTRPWDPLNDLIQFEKDGCIQTKVRHRTPMVTVPKRKHKSDKPKSPESGCSSPEPDRQDSSGSERHKSKHNSRLRKKGADLSELQSAIESIKQTQEDINRSISVLRSRAAGRAEGSSFLQQRDYVIIVFLIFLQVLINYVFK comes from the exons ATGATGAAGGAGGAGGGCCTCCTGAGCCGTCGCCGTTTCTCTACGTGCGGCGGGACAGCATCACTTCGGCCCCCACACCCGGATGGACGCAAACTCATCCGCAATGCCTCCTTTGGGGGCTATAATGAGCTCTCGCCCATCTCGCTGCCAG GTTTcgagagagggaaggaggatcTCTTGCCTCTGCCTTTGAAAGAGGACTCACAGTCCATATCTAAGAGCAAG TCTGAAACAAAGCTGTACAATGGCTCAGACAAGGACGTGTCGGCGTCTGGAGGAAAGCTCACCAAAAAGGAGTCCCTCAAG GTGCAGAAGAAAAACTACCGCGAAGAAAAGAAGAGGGCAACCAAGGAGCTCCTCAGCACCATCACTGATCCCTCTGTCATCGTTATGGCCGACTGGCTAAAG ATCCGTGGCACTCTGAAGAGCTGGACCAAGCTGTGGTGTGTGCTGAAACCAGGCGTCCTCCTCATCTATAAAACCCACAAAAACGGCCAGTGGGTGGGAACGGTGCTGCTCAATGCCTGCGAGCTCATCGAAAGGCCCTCTAAGAAGGACGGCTTCTGCTTCAAACTCTTCCACCCTCTGGAGCAGTCCATCTGGGCTGTCAAG GGTCCTAAAGGAGAAGCCGTTGGCTCCATCACTCAGCCATTACCCAGCAGCCACCTCATCTTCCGTGCTGCATCTGAGTCTGACG GTCGATGCTGGATGGACGCCTTGGAGCTGGCCCTAAAATGCTCCAGCCTGCTGAAGAGGACCATGATCCGCGAGGGGAAAGAGGACATGAGCACAGTAGCCACTGGTGGAGAACACTCCATTAATTTCTACAGCCTCCTCCGAGCCCACAACATCCACGGTTTCCA GTTCAATGACAGTGACCATTTGAAGGACCCAGACCTGTACTCAGACAAGTCAGACAGGGAGGGCGAACAGGACCACGAGGAGTCAGACCCAGAAGGCTTGGAGAAGAGTGAGGAGAGCGACAGCGACACGTCAGAGCGTCAGGACGACTCATACATTGACCTGGACCCTAATGAACATCTGCGGGAAACCCCGTACATGGAACAGTCCCATGAGGAACTTGGAGAG GCTGGTGAGGCTGCTCAGACAGAAACGGTTTCAGAGGAGAACAAATCTCTGATCTGGACTCTGCTGAAGCAGGTGCGACCTGGCATGGACCTGTCCAAGGTGGTGCTGCCCACCTTCATCCTGGAGCCAAGGTCCTTCCTAGACAAACTGTCTGACTACTACTACCATGCGGACTTCCTGTCAGA GGCTGCAATTGAAGAGAACGCCTACAACCGGATGAAGAAGGTGGTGAAGTGGTACATCTCTGGATTCTACAAAAAGCCAAAG GGGTTAAAGAAGCCTTACAACCCTATTATTGGAGAGACTTTCCGCTGCATGTGGCTCCACCATAAGACCAACAGCAAGACCTTCTACATCGCAGAACAG GTATCCCATCATCCTCCAGTGTCAGCCTTCTATGTCAGCAACAGGAAGGACGGATTCTGCCTCAGTGGCAGCATCCTTGCCAAGTCCAAGTTCTATG GAAActccctgtcagccattttagACGGGGAAGCTCGTCTCACTTTTCTCAACCGAGGAGAGGACTATGTGATGAACATGCCCTACGCTCACTGTAAAG GTATCCTCTATGGCACCATGACCCTGGAGCTGGGTGGTCAGATCACCATCGCATGTGAGAAAACGGGCTACAGTGCTCAGCTTGAGTTCAAACTGAAG CCATTCCTGGGCAGCAGTGACAGTGTCAATCAGGTCTCTGGAAAGATCAAGCTGGGAAAAGAGGTGTTAGCCACACTAGAAGGACACTGG GACAGTGAGATCTTCATCAATGACAAGAAGACAGGGACAGTGGACACTTTCTGGGACCCGACACCAGAACTGAGGCAGAGTCGACTGACCCGCTGCACCGTCCCGCCAGAGGAGCAGGGAGAGCTCGAATCAGAAAG ACTGTGGCAGCACGTCACCCGGGCCATCAACAACAAGGACCAGACCGAGGCCACCAACGAGAAGTTCTTCCTGGAGGAAGCTCAGAGGAAGTCGGCCCGAGAACGCAAGGCCAAATGCGAGGAGTGGATCCCAGCCCTGTTCGAGCAGGACCCGGTCACAGGAGAGTGGCATTACAGATATGCCGA CACAAGGCCATGGGACCCGCTCAACGACCTGATCCAGTTTGAGAAAGACGGCTGTATCCAGACCAAGGTCCGACACCGCACCCCTATG GTAACGGTGCCAAAGAGGAAACACAAGAGCGATAAGCCCAAGAGCCCAGAGAGTGGCTGCTCTTCACCCGAACCCGACCGCCAAGACTCATCCGGCAGCGAAC GACACAAAAGCAAGCATAACAGTCGGCTGAGGAAAAAAGGAGCAGACCTCAGTGAACTTCAAAGTGCCATTGAATCTATAAAGCAGACGCAGGAGGACATCAACAG GAGCATCAGTGTGCTGCGGAGTCGTGCGGCAGGCCGGGCGGAGGGCAGCTCTTTCCTCCAGCAGCGCGACTACGTCatcattgtttttctcatcttcCTTCAGGTCCTGATCAACTATGTCTTCAAGTAG